One Triticum dicoccoides isolate Atlit2015 ecotype Zavitan chromosome 5B, WEW_v2.0, whole genome shotgun sequence genomic window carries:
- the LOC119305973 gene encoding uncharacterized protein LOC119305973: MDCEAITPRGELERILFDESAEPKALPLSLLEHITSGFSDDKEIGCGGFARVYKGMLDNGMVAVKKLFETVDIDEKKFSEEVHCLMKAKHKNIVRCLGYCSDTQGEMVRCEGKLVLADVRQRLLCFEYLPKGSLDKQITDASCGLEWKKRFQIINGICNGLYYLHQNQIVHLDLKPENILLDDNMLPKIADFGLSRCFDENQSRAITSNMFGTIGYLAPEFYARRQITFKLDIYSLGMIIIEMLTGEKGYADIDNVLERWRNRLYKSDGDAQLIQVRVCTEIAIECTDFNPTKRPDIQHIMHRLGSTKNVDKFATGTGTSTSSSIPMLAASSPDLKNTMANEVKQSTEKQLHTFDLLANCSILDESTLSFLKFASLPHFVVHASSDCSSNISLLQHANPDELTIDRLENVKSAEEAQNIKLVEKQKIKELTFQWTVAAGRFVDDKEVLEKLVAPSSVQRLFITGYRSVNFPNWLMGIRHYLHNILEINLWNFPNCNKLPPLGQLPNLEYLNLNRMEGLEEWNTMHYSGKEGLNELMFPKLQRLRIEQCDKLRIKPCLPRAMYLHISGCDTMLSSWAESASHSGTSSSSPITELNVVGSKVSMHKWRMLHLLPALRRLIITDCSDLTTSPQITHNLSSLRELYLELLSQAALPRWLLELTTLQELTLSGCASMTIPEWFGGLTSLKQLKIEDCKGIRTLPESIQQLTKLEHLSILGCPTLVKWCESKENRRKLVHIRAVFPM, translated from the exons ATGGATTGCGAAGCCATTACCCCAAGAGGTGAACTAGAGCGTATTCTATTTGATGAGAGCGCAGAACCAAAGGCCCTACCATTATCCCTTCTGGAGCACATCACCAGTGGTTTCTCTGATGACAAAGAAATAGGTTGTGGTGGCTTTGCAAGGGTTTATAAG GGAATGCTTGACAATGGCATGGTTGCTGTGAAGAAGCTTTTTGAAACGGTTGATATTGATGAAAAGAAATTCAGCGAAGAGGTTCATTGTCTGATGAAGGCAAAGCACAAAAATATAGTACGGTGCCTAGGATATTGCTCTGACACACAAGGGGAAATGGTACGCTGTGAGGGAAAACTTGTCTTAGCGGATGTACGACAAAGGTTACTCTGCTTTGAATATCTACCTAAAGGGAGTCTCGATAAGCAAATCACTG ATGCATCTTGTGGACTTGAGTGGAAAAAGCGATTTCAAATTATCAATGGAATTTGTAACGGTTTATATTATCTTCACCAAAATCAGATCGTTCACTTGGATCTTAAACCAGAAAATATACTGCTAGATGATAATATGTTGCCGAAAATTGCTGATTTTGGTCTCTCAAGGTGCTTTGATGAAAATCAAAGCCGGGCTATTACTTCAAATATGTTTGGAACTAT AGGATATTTGGCACCAGAATTCTATGCGCGCAGACAGATCACATTCAAGTTAGACATCTATAGTCTTGGTATGATAATCATAGAGATGCTAACAGGAGAGAAGGGATATGCTGATATTGACAAT GTACTTGAGAGGTGGAGAAATAGGTTGTATAAATCAGATGGAGATGCACAATTGATACAAGTACGAGTATGCACTGAGATAGCGATAGAGTGCACTGACTTTAATCCGACGAAAAGACCAGATATACAGCATATAATGCATAGGCTTGGTTCAACAAAAAATGTGGACAAGTTTGCGACTGGAACTGGAACAAGCACTAGTTCATCCATACCGATG TTGGCAGCTTCGTCTCCTGATCTTAAGAATACAATGGCTAATGAGGTGAAGCAGTCAACAGAAAAACAACTTCATACATTCGACCTCTTAGCGAACTGTTCCATATTGGATGAATCCACGCTCTCCTTTTTAAAGTTTGCCTCGTTGCCACACTTTGtggtgcatgcttctagtgattgtAGCAGCAATATCAGCCTGCTTCAGCATGCAAATCCTGATGAGCTGACGATAGATAGACTTGAGAATGTGAAATCTGCTGAAGAGGCACAGAATATAAAACTGGTTGAGAAACAAAAAATTAAAGAGCTAACATTTCAATGGACAGTCGCTGCCGGAAGGTTTGTTGATGACAAGGAGGTGTTGGAAAAACTAGTTGCACCAAGCAGTGTACAAAGATTGTTTATAACTGGTTACAGGAGTGTCAACTTTCCTAATTGGCTTATGGGTATTAGGCATTATCTCCATAATATTTTGGAGATAAATCTGTGGAATTTTCCTAACTGCAATAAGTTACCACCACTTGGTCAACTACCAAACTTAGAATACCTCAACCTCAACCGTATGGAGGGCTTGGAAGAGTGGAACACCATGCATTATAGTGGAAAGGAAGGTTTAAATGAGCTCATGTTCCCTAAGCTCCAAAGATTGAGGATAGAGCAATGTGACAAGCTGAGGATAAAACCGTGTCTTCCTAGAGCTATGTATTTGCACATAAGTGGTTGTGATACTATGCTATCATCATGGGCAGAGAGCGCTTCACACAGTGGTACTTCCTCCTCTTCCCCAATAACTGAGCTGAATGTTGTTGGTAGCAAGGTATCCATGCATAAGTGGAGGATGCTTCACCTTCTCCCTGCCCTTCGTAGGTTAATTATCACCGACTGCAGTGACCTGACCACCTCACCTCAGATCACCCACAACCTTTCCTCCCTTAGAGAATTGTACCTCGAATTATTGTCGCAGGCAGCACTGCCGAGATGGTTACTTGAGCTGACAACTCTGCAGGAACTAACTCTGTCAGGGTGTGCAAGCATGACAATACCGGAGTGGTTCGGTGGACTAACCTCTCTCAAGCAATTGAAGATCGAGGACTGCAAGGGGATCAGGACTTTGCCGGAGAGCATACAACAACTGACCAAGCTTGAACATCTAAGCATTCTTGGCTGCCCTACATTAGTGAAGTGGTGCGAATCAAAGGAGAACAGGAGGAAGCTCGTTCACATCAGAGCG GTCTTCCCGATGTAA